GGTTCTAGTGGACGTTTGGCGGTCTAAGCAGTACATACAGAAGCCATATTAATTATCCACTTGATCAAACATACTTAAGATGTGTCAGAGATCGCCAAAACGTGATATTAGCTTCCGTTTTTGATTCGTCTACGTCACTACTTCCTGGAGCTGCACGCtcagcatcatgggaaatgtagtttttcaGCCATAAATTGTCTGCATCACGGTAAAGTAGCACATAACACCGAAATTACAGTAAATAAGTGGAACTCAGAAGTATTTGAAAGCCACATTTTTAAGACACGTGaattatataatatgatataattatgtaagatagatagatagctagatagatagctagatagatagatatgtaGCTAGATAGATATGTAGCTAGATAGATATGTAGCTAGCtatcgatagatagatagatagatagatagatagatagatagatagatagatagatagatagatagatagatagatagatagatagatagatagatagatagatagatagatagatagatagatagatagatagatagatagatagatagatagatagatagatagatagatagatagatagatagatagatagatagatagatagatagatagatagatagatagatagatagatagatagatagatagatagatagatagatagatagatagatagatagatagatagatagatagatagatagatagatagatagatagatagatagatagatagatagatagatagatagatagatagatagatagatagacttcctttattgtacaatatcacagcagtgaaattgccaacgaaatgtcattgcctggctcccgtataataataaataataatgtgaagaataaataaatgacatcaaatatgaacaacaatgtacagcgtaaacagtaaattacgaaattgaattttacttctttttttttttttttactgaataaaacatccgacttgcaagtcatgttgccagcttgtatgttaacagttgaaataaaaaaagcaactggcgagccggattcaaacgcttggtgggccgcatgtggcctccaggccgtagtttgctcaccacTGGTCTACACCGTTTGGACTAAATTGTCCCACTGTATAATAAGAAACAGGAATGATCTGTCCCAGGGCGAAACTATGGCCATCATTAAATATTGTTTCTGGTAGCATGTCCACTATAATGTCCTGTGATGTAGGACAGTGACCGCCCAGACTTGAGTAACTTCATGGAGTCAGGAGAATGGGTGCTGAAGGACTACAGGAGCTGGAAACATTGGGTCTACTACACCTGCTGCCCCGAAACGCCCTACCTGGACATCACATACCACTTCCTGATGCTGCGACTGCCTCTCTACTTCATCGTCAACGTCATCATCCCCTGCATGCTCTTCTCCTTCCTCACTGGACTCGTGTTTTACCTGCCGACAGACTCAGGTAAGTGGACTCTtgattattattacatcatCACAGTCCAACATGTCCTCTGTGGTGTCGCTTGTCCTATGCAGGTGAAAAGATGACACTGTCCATCTCTGTCCTTCTTTCACTGACTGTCTTCCTGCTGGTCATCGTGGAGCTCATCCCGTCCACATCCAGTGCCGTTCCTCTCATCGGGAAGTACATGCTTTTCACCATGGTGTTCGTCATCGCCTCAATCATCATCACAGTCATCGTCATCAATACACACCATCGTTCGCCCAGCACACACACCATGCCCAACTGGATCCGCAAGGTGGGATTGGAATGATCAAGTGATTCATTATGAGATGAATATTCATGTAtactttcattattttcaattattacTTTGTTATAGTATTGAAAATTGCAGCACACAGGTTCTACATATGctcaatatttttgtcatacagtaaacctcggatatatcggattcaattgttcccactggttttgtccgatataagcaaaatccgttatatgcgtataccggaaaatgtccgttttacgcatatatcggatttatatccggtatatgcgtaaatcggattttatccgttataaaaagacacttccttgactatgtttccaatgtacctggacgtgcaggcaacgctgcaaacgctgcaaatgacgtcgtatagcggcctgtcacgattcggcgaatctgagcgccacgatgcggccatccgatatatgtgagggaaatttaatggaattgcattggaacgggactggagattttgtccgaaataggtgaaatccgttataaaaaatctgatatatgcaatgaatttttattggaaatgcattacagaaaaattggttcttttttatctgtccgttgtgagcgaatttccgatatatccgagtccgatatatccgaggtttactgtacaagactattaattaaaaatagggTGGCCAAGGTGAGGCCATGACTCATATGGAAATAAGTTGAATGAATTGTCTAGATGGCTTGTGGGGCGATAGGGTGGCCAGTAGTGGCCGTTGCCACCCTGTCCGAACGTTTTGGACTGTATAGCAATTAATAATAGAGCActggattctgctcaccatcatggcgtccAAATCTGTGCATAATAAGGAAGTGAATGCAGATTGACACACCTGTTTTAACTCTAGACTCCTAGGTTTACATGCCCACTCATGCTGCTAACAGAGACCAAATGCATGTGCTGAATCAGTCAACATCAACAGAGTGACAAAACTAGACCGGAAGCTATCAAAGTAATCGTGCAAAACTTAGATGTAAATCTCTTCTGCTCTCACAcagaaagttgtgtgctgcagtgaaatgcatCCAAGTGGAAATAGTAGTTAGCCGCATTTGTCAAAACTGTCCCCAGAAGTTCGGGTGGCCGGAGAGTGACCAAGGGTGGCCACGGCCACCCCGTGAGTGTGGAATTgattagggatgctccaatcagggttttatacTGTCAATACCGATCATCCATAGGTGAAAATGTCCAATACCGATGCCAGTCTGACATGTTCCTCCTGTCTGTCAGGTGTTCATCGAAACAATCCCCAACATGATGTTCTTCTCCACCATGAAGTGTCCAAGCCAGGAGGTTCGTCAGAAGAGGTTGTTCCCTACGGACATGGACATCTCTGACATCTCAGGTCAgattggggaaaaaatgctTTAAAGGAAATTCAAAAGTTTGTGTAACGAAACTGTGGTCCACAGgtaaccccacccccaccaacgTCCCCTACCAGTCTCCCATTATCAAGAACCCTGATGTCCGCAGCGCCATCGAAGGCGTCAAATACATCGCTGAAACCATGAAATCGGACGAGGAGTCAAATAACGTAAGACAATACAATAGAGCTTTGCAGGCCTCTGCCGAGGAAACACAATATGTTAGTCTGACATGTTTGATAGGAAAGTCCGGTCTTAGGCACAGCACCATCTTCTGACTCCATTTGGGTCCCAATACAAGTAGACTAACTGTGAATCGTGAAATTAAATTAGATAGAGGACAACATAATAAAAAGGTCAAATATTCCACAACACAAATATTTCCTCACATAGTGACCAGGtatgtttattgtattttctaccgctttttcctcacgagggtcgcgggggggttggagcctatcccagttgtcttggtgcaagaggcggggtacaccctggactggtcgccagccaatcacagggcacatatagacaaacaaccattcacactcacattcatacctatagacaatttggagtcgctaattaacctagcatgtttttggaatgtgggtacccggagaaaacccacgcattcacggggaaaacatgcaaactccacacaaagatggcagagggtggaattgaacccttgtctcatagctgtgaggtctgcatgctaaccactcgaccgccgtgccgccgtaaaCGATGTTCAACTTAtcaacttaaataaaaatataaaggcattcagaagacgcattcaaagacgtgatatgtagtattctacgctggtcactaggtgtcagtaatgctactgCAATGTTAaatcagacacacaagcaccagacattgCAAAGCTGAGTTAACATAATACGAGTGAAACAAGAGTGGTGTTTTGCGTGCAGGCGGCCGAGGAGTGGAAGTTTGTCGCCATGGTTTTGGACCACATCCTGCTTTGCGTCTTCATGGCCGTGTGCCTCATCGGGACGCTCGCCGTCTTCGCAGGGAGACTCATCGAGCTCAACACGCTGTGAAGGAACGTACACGTATGACAATGCCAGCCAGCATTTTGATTTGTGAGTTTATTTGGTGGTCGTGAAACGCCGCACGGCTCATACTTGAAACTATTGTCTTTGATGCGCCGTTGGACGTGATGATTGTTGTCTTCATGtcatgtaaaatacaaaaataatcatggatatttctttcatttttgccTCATCTCAATGGAGATGAATTTTCATTTGGGGTTTTCGTGTCAATTTTATACCGCTAGTTTGTTTAATAACCTTTTTTTCATCAAGCCAAAGCAAATTATTTCCTGTCTGGAAgttttattgtttgattttgCTCAACGCTTGCCTGACATTTCATTCTGTGTACATATTTTTATCCTTCCCGGGTGATTTTTGAATCTTCCGAGTCTTATTCTTGGATAAGTgatcggggggaaaaaaacaaatctaatTTGCTGCTTTAGTTAAAAGAAGGTACTTTTTGTTGTCGAATTGACCAGGCATTGAAATGGTCTCAACTGGGGACCCATATTTTCCAGTAGATCACTTTTAATtaagtttattaaaaaaaaatcacatatgaataacaataacattgtaCTTCCAAAGATTTAACTgagattttttgttgttatatttgtccaaatattatatataaatgaacaagaaactgatGAAACAAAGTGGTCTAATCATTTTTGTAGTCTGTGATCCACCAGTTGAGAAACTGCAATAGCCTAACCTCGTGCATATACGTGTTATTTTTCATTGCACAGTAACAATATGCCAACtaatcattttttattgtttttaaatgcattaaaatggaAACATAGTGAAAAGTAtatctgacattttaaaaaaagattcttcgtaaaaaactaaaattgcTCTTTGTCCCAAGTGATGTGATGGATATTGATGTTCTAATGTGAGCAAGCTAAGGTCTGATTCCAGAAGTTAATCTAAACACACGGGGGTGTTGCTCGCCACCAGACTATAGAATAATCTCtgtatacaaaaaaatgtcaatataacATAGTCGCTGCAGCGTTTTTTGGTTGTTCATTTTGAAGCTGCTAATGATTGAATCCAACGTAACCATGCGGCGAAgttcactttttgtttttttttgtacttcaaTTTGTTTTGAGGACTTGGAAATAAaccttaataaatataataactttgcacctgtgttatttttttttttttacccgtaaTGAGTGTTTCAAATCACACAAGCGAAAAGCTGAAAGGCTgaaaagcttttatttttttggcaacTGTGATAACCAGCGCTGGAGAAAACAATGTACCAAAAGAGTCAAAAACTACGTATGACTGCAATGTAAGCTGACCTGTAGCGTAAGGTGATACTTATACCTAAATCAACACCTAGGAAggacatataaaatatattgtaaatgaACAATTCCTTAATTATATTCCTGTGGCTGTCTTACACACTAAAAAGGGACGTTGCAAGGAAGAGAGGGAGAGAAGGGAAAGACAGAGAGACTTCATCCAGCCAGTATTGAGCGAGACATTTTACGATGTCTAATCTTCACTTCTCATTTTCATGTGTTGGTAGCTTAATGAAGGGCAAAAAGGACCACTTGTACATATTCTTCTGCCTACTAATTCTGCCGTGCATGGAATAGTCTTAATTATTTATGGGAGTTTTTACAACAAAGAATGAATGTCGTATATAACACAATGAAAAATCTGTGATCTGACAGTAACCTCACAGTTAAGATAAGCTTCAAATTTGGATTTGCCTGAACCTTCACCACTAAGTTCTGTTACTCGAAATATGAACTTAAGTCATTGAACGGAAAGTAACTGCATCTTCTCTTAACACAATGTAAAATACAGGGGCTATTAATGTGTTGAGGAactaaaatgtttgtttgtgtgtaatAAAAGTGGTTGTAAAGAGTACAATACAGGCAGGAGTGTAAACAACAGTCGTGGAAAAACAAAGAAGTCAGTTCATTGTGCTAAAAAATAATAGTATCGTGTCATCTaacacgcaaaactttaaattattattatttattcaaaattatttaaattatatgtgcaatttactgttgtatattgttgttcatatttgatgtcatctatttattctccacattattattatttattattatacgggagccaggcaacgacatttcgttggcaatttcactgctgtgttattgtgcaatgacaataaaggaagtctatctatctattaaaATAGTGCAACAAATGTCAGCGGCACCGTCTCATCTCACACCATAAAAAggccaaataaatacaaagaaaGTCAGTGCAAATGTAgtcagaaaagaaaaataaagcaaataatcGGCAAATACTTGGAAAATTGATGAATGGCACACACAGTCAGTCTGAAGTACAACATTAAACTACTGGAAAATGTCTGAATGGTACTTAGTGATAAAAGTCAAATCTGGTACAATGTTAGATATGACAATCATTAAAAATAGCATCTATTTATACAACAGTCAAAAGACAATATTTGTCTATGTGATAGTCAAACGGCAGTCAAACGTGGCGCTAATACGGTCGCTTTGGTGCTGCTTGTGCATCATTTCAAAAACGCTACATGAGTCTCTTATAAAGCACAGCAAGCTAAAAGGTTAATAACGACGCATTGTGGCTGTGCTGATCTACAATCAGTTTGGATCGGGTTGGTACTTTTAGAACTTCGGAGAAGAAATTAGTGAGGCAGCAAGAGGATTGCATTAGGGTCAAGTGGTGCAGTGccccaccagatggcgctactataaaaaaaactcattcattcattcattttctaccgctttttctggagcctatcccagctgtctttgggcgagaggcggggtacaccctggactggtggccagccaatcacagggcacatatagacaaacaaccattcacactcacattcatacctatggacaatttggagtcgctaattaacctagcatgtttttggaatgtgggaggaaaccggagaaaacccacgcatgcacggggaggacatgcaaactccgagggtggaatcgaaccctggtcctcctagctgtgaggtctgtgcgctaaccactagtccgccgtgccgcccgccatAAAAAACTTAAGTTCCTAAATCAAAGTTTCAATAAAGCTGTCTCGTAAtctttgttgtgcttttttccGGAGTCATTTTCTTTGTGGCTGTTATTGGCCAACCTTCCCTGTCCTTTCTCTGTTATGTAATGCTGGCACTCCTTGAATTCAGCCTGGCCATGATGACCAGGAAATACAAATCTGAGCATTCATGTTGATCttacaaaaaattatttcaagTATCTATAATGAAACTTAGTCTAAATTGTGCGTTTTAGTGTTTACCTCAGTGTTGGACTTTAAAAAGCATATCAGAGCTTAAAAGTGTTGTCTACTTTAATTGTTGCTGCCCCACTAATCTTGGCTTCAAGCTTCTTGTTTGCTTTCAAGCAGCAGCTCATACAGGCAGCAGTTTTgacacatttaataataaatataagcaCATCCTCCATGTGCAAGTTTTGACTGTCAGTGGTGTTAACTGCAAGCACCTTTTCTCCTGAAGGAGGCACGGCTACGACAGCTGAGGTTCTGCATCCCCGGAGGCACTGCCTCCTTTCTCCTCTGcatcctccacctcctcttctCCTTGTACAAGCTCTTCCggctcctcctccatctccatttCTGGTTTCTCATCAACGTGACCCACAGGCTCCGCGCCTTCAGTGCGAGTGTCGTCTTTGTCCTGCTCGTGTTCGTCTGAGGAGAACAACACGGAGAGGTCAGCAGCCAATGAGGAGACGGGAGATCACATGTGAGACATAACAGCCAGCATGCCGGCTTGTTAGGAACCTTTTAACAGCATTGATTGTTGAGTCAGCAGGACCAGAGGGATTAAAAGTGATTTGGTTTTACACAC
The window above is part of the Doryrhamphus excisus isolate RoL2022-K1 chromosome 20, RoL_Dexc_1.0, whole genome shotgun sequence genome. Proteins encoded here:
- the LOC131108208 gene encoding acetylcholine receptor subunit alpha-like translates to MNLHGVQLLLAWILCGLAGSALCSEDETRLVTHLFKGYNKVVRPVNHFSEAVVVTVGLQLIQLISVDEVNQIVTSNVRLRQQWIDVNLQWNPDDYGGIRKIRIPSTDIWKPDLVLYNNADGDFAIIHETKVLLEHTGKIIWNPPAIFKSYCEIIVLHFPFDLQNCSMKLGTWTYDGRLVVINPDSDRPDLSNFMESGEWVLKDYRSWKHWVYYTCCPETPYLDITYHFLMLRLPLYFIVNVIIPCMLFSFLTGLVFYLPTDSGEKMTLSISVLLSLTVFLLVIVELIPSTSSAVPLIGKYMLFTMVFVIASIIITVIVINTHHRSPSTHTMPNWIRKVFIETIPNMMFFSTMKCPSQEVRQKRLFPTDMDISDISGNPTPTNVPYQSPIIKNPDVRSAIEGVKYIAETMKSDEESNNAAEEWKFVAMVLDHILLCVFMAVCLIGTLAVFAGRLIELNTL